AATAGGAGAGTATCTTGGTGTGCTGTTTGACAGAACAGTCCGGGACTTTCACAGGATGTCCAGTTCCCAAGTACGTCTCATAACATAGCAATCACTTTTGTCAATCATTGAACAAATAGTAAGGTTGAGATATCTTTTTTAATAAGACTGAAACAGTAGTGTAGCAATCTGTCTCAGTTGTCCAATAGGAGAGTATCTTGGTGAGCTGTTTGACAGAACAGTCCGGGACTTTCACAGGATGTCCAGTTCTCAAGTGCATCTCATAACATAGCAATCACTTTTGTCAATCATTGAACAAATAGTAAGGTAGAGATATCTTTTTTAATGAGACAGTTTTACATAATTCGGTTACAATCCTCCGTTTTAGGGACTATCAAGAAATACAACAATAAGACAAGAGTATTCAGGATTTTGTCCATGATGACCCAAAGAGATGAGCACAGTTCTTCCGAATCGACAGCACATTTCAAGCATTTACCCAGACACTAATCATCACAGCTGTTCTGTCAATTTGTCATGTCCCATAGAATCAGTAACAACCAACTGTCCGAGTCACAATCAGTCAATTCCAGCACCAGTCTAAAGGCCACTTCCAAACAAGGCTCGTATTCATACCCAAGTTCAAGCATTCAAATCAATGACTCGGAGAGGTGTGAGAGCCTCGGAGAAGGTTGTTGCCGATTCTACAGGTTGTGTCTGCTGTCTGAACTGATTAAACCCTTTGCAAAGCACTCACAAAGTGAACGTCCGAATAGAAATTGTCTTTCACAGTTGAATAACATAGTAGAAGAGTAATGAGTTGCCACCAGAAGAATATTATTTATCGAATGGATTTTTCAGTCACTATCGTCAAACTTGATTTTCTTTCCCTGAAAGGACTTTATTGATGCTGCCTGCTCTTTCCGCTTACGACTTGCTTCCCAAGATGGATGGACTTTCTCGGCAGCTGAAAATATGCAGGAACAAATGTAGTATTCATAACAACCAATCAGGACTACGGTTGGCTACAAATTGATTTATCAGCCTGGGGAAGAATTCTATTTTGCCCACTTGGATGGGGACCTTTGTTCGCCCAGGTACATACTAGTAGGCACTTCTTAAAGGATTTGCTGGAACCTTAATTTTACGCCATCACTTGAAAGACCAAGCAGTGAATGGTAACAATGTTGGTGTTTTACTCAGGGACACACAACAGTGTTCCTTCCaagagtcgaacccacaactTCCTGATGATGAACCCGTCACACCTACCACCAGATGTAGGCCAAAGATCCCCCAGATAATCCATAAAACTAACCTTTACTACTTTTGTCATCAGGTTTCTTACTTGAGTGTTCATAGGCCTTATTTTCATAAGGTTTACTGTATCGGTCTCCTCTGAAATAGATCACAGAACATTTAATGACAAGTCGAGTTGATCAATATCTAATAGTTAAGTTATCTATCAGTTGATCACAGTGCCTAAACTAAGTAGCACTGAAGTGAACTCAATCTGTATGTGCATTTAAACTCAGAAATACTGGCAATTTGCATATCACATTAGTTATATCAAACTCACCCTCTCCCTGTTTGTTGAAAACGCCCACCTCCACGTCCCATGGATGATCCTCTATCACCACCACGATGCCCTCGGAATCCTCCTTGTCCCCCATCACGCCCTTGGAACGACCCCCGATTACCGCCTCGACCTTGAAATGACCCCCTGTGGCCATCACGATCATGATAAGAACCCCTTCTGCCTCTATCCTGAAATGATCCTCTCCGACCTCGATATGAATCCCCATGAAATCCCCGCTGTCCTTCATTTCGATCATATGAATCCCTGCTGCCACGACCCCGTCCTCCTCGAAAATTCCTAAACCCTTCATTCCTATCACTTCTATCGGTTTCAGGTTTGGATAACGCACCAACGAAAACAGATTCGATCATTTGCCTACCCCTATGATGAGTCATTTCAGCATCTTCCTCCTCCACACCGCTACTGTCCCCATTCCcctcatcatcatccaacataTCCCTCTCATCTTCCTCCCCATCTTCTGTCATAAAAAACATATCCCTTGCCTCTCGCTTTTCTCTCCTTTCCTCACTAGACCCCAACAAAAAGTCTGGCACATCCTCCTCCCCAGAGTCATCATCCCCGGCGGACACAGCAATATCATCTGCATCATCAACATCTAAGTTCAATTTCTGAATAACCATGGTACCCTTTTTAACATTCACTGGTTCTTTTTTTGGTTTGATTACATCTTGCTGCACTTGACCTTTCTCTATAGCAGCCGACGTAACAAGCCCCATCTTTCTAGGAGAAACAGTCTTCTTCACCTTactctttttcatttcagttttagACTCCTGTATTTCAACTAAAGGAGACTTGGAAGGACGTTTAGAGTCGACCCCAGGTTTCACACTATGAGCACCGATgagttttgtcttttttacaacCTTGGCCACACTTTCTGCTTTTGAAGCATCAGGGACAAGATTTGTATCTCCTGTACTACCAGCGGATGCACTGCTATCGGATTCCTTCTCAGCATCTGAAGATGAATCATCAGTATCTGAAGTCCGTACCTCAATATCTTCAGCTTCTGGTTCTGAATCTTCTCCAGATTCTGAATCAGAACCTCCACTGTCAACATTTTCAGGACTCGACTCTCTATCCtttgcaacattttcagaaCTAGAGTCATCCTCATCAGACGATACTTCTCCATCTTCCTTTACtgtgaaaatgttcaaatgtttCAACCTTTGATTGTATACATTTATCGTCTGCTTCTCGGCAACAGTCGTCTGCGGATCGTCAGATTTTTCACCAGTTCTATTTGCAGCATTCACCTTGGATCGCTCATCAACAAGTTTACTCGGTTCTTTGCAAATACCAGTAATTTCACCAGTGTCCAAGTCCACATTTTCAGACAAATCCTCGTTTTCAGACAAGTCCTCACCTTCAGACTTGCTACCTTCAGATTCAGATACATTTTCAGCACCTTCTTTTCTTTCAATGATTTTAACCCTACTGCCCATATCAACACCAGAATTACTTTCTTCATCCGATTTTTCATTTGAACTCCCCTCCTCATCTGAACTGTCTTCATCACTCTCTTCAGCCGTACCAGTCTTATCAACATCAACGTCAACCTTTGGTACTACTGTGTCCTCCAAACACATGCTCCCACCATGCTGTTTGGCCACCATCTCCTTCATTGCTTGACTACCCGCACCCTTCGTCCTCGTCTTCTTATACCGCCTCCCTGTCTGTTTGTAGATAAGAAACTTTGCCAGCGATTCCCAGTCCTCGTGACCCTTGCGGAATGTCGCCACGTCTTTCTGCATTGCCTGGCAACAAGCCAGCCGGGTCATGGCTCTGGTTTCAGTGGAGACTTTAGGCTGGAAGAGTACAGATGAACAAAGTGACAATAAATTATTACACCAAGaagaaattcataaacaattcACACAGTCCTCTTTATTCAGTATTTCAAAAAGAAAAGTTTGAGACATGAGTAGAGAAAGCTTGTACTTGTACTAGGTAACTCCCTCAAAAATACTGTGTTGAATTGAATACTTACATTTTTGCATACCTCATCAAAGGTTGCAGTGTTGGCAAGGGAAAACTTAGAAACCTTGTCTACTGGTAAGTCCTGCAACAAGAAGTAAGATGCTCATAATATCAATGtgtttgaggcagaaattgACTCAAACAGGACCAATAGCCATGACCATAAGAAAGAAAGGCCGTCAGAAAATCGCCTTTCTTTGTGTTGTTTCAGTATCAATAAAACTGCACACTTTCTACACTTTTCTCATCCCCAGTCATCTGAAAGGTCTACTGACAACAGATGCAGCCTCTCTGGGTAAGGAGAATCATGGCAGCATATTGAGTAATATCTAGTGTTCCACATAGGAACAGACCAAAAATAATAAACAAATTTCTATCTCACCTTTATAATGGTAACTTCCTCGTAAAGACGATCAGCCTTATTCTTATTTTTTGTCACTTGATcatctgttcctctgaaataaGTAAAATGAGAAGTTTACCCTGTGTGATCATGTCATTATTTATGTGATTTTATCTCCGTCATCTAAGTCAGGAGAATCACAGCAGTATATGGAGTTATATCTGGTTCTCCAAATAGAAGTGTTGGCGTAGTTTTAATTAAGCATTTTGAGAACACTGTCACAGTAAATGAGTAAATATCTGATTTTCGCggcatttaaatttttttgcgGATTTTGCTGATCACGAAATTAAAATGCGCATGAAAATTTCCTGGTTTGCAGTGAACTTTGTCCTTACACATAATCTCTCGATAGGCGGCCAGTGTGTAGCTACTATTTACCAGTCACGGTGCAGATACAGAAATGTAATGTATGAGTCTGCACCTGGCAGACGACCAAGCAaaaaataagtaggcctactcacggACCGCTACTCACTTCTTATTTTTCAATTGTTTCATTGTTCGACATAATTTGTGGATAACTTGGACCTTGGCCTTCTTAACAGAGCTTCTCATTTTGACAATCTGGAAAAAAGGTTAACATGTCAGAGCATTAGAGCAACTCCAACTCAGAGCCAAgtacaaaaatgtcaaaaatgttgAGACAACCTGTATTATTTTGAGACATCATGTAGGTccgtgtacattgatgtacagcaAGAAGATTAAATTTTTTGCACTCATCGTAATTACCAAGTTATTTAGCCCAACTAGGTCAATACTGGCATCTATATCTTGACTATCGATCCTTCTACACTGTTCTTCcattgtaaaattgaaaaataatcaGCGAATGAACAACAAAAACGAAGTTTACAGAGATAAAAAACGAAACATGTGGACCGGAAGTAGATGAC
This is a stretch of genomic DNA from Lineus longissimus chromosome 2, tnLinLong1.2, whole genome shotgun sequence. It encodes these proteins:
- the LOC135483640 gene encoding uncharacterized protein LOC135483640, producing MEEQCRRIDSQDIDASIDLVGLNNLIVKMRSSVKKAKVQVIHKLCRTMKQLKNKKGTDDQVTKNKNKADRLYEEVTIIKDLPVDKVSKFSLANTATFDEVCKNPKVSTETRAMTRLACCQAMQKDVATFRKGHEDWESLAKFLIYKQTGRRYKKTRTKGAGSQAMKEMVAKQHGGSMCLEDTVVPKVDVDVDKTGTAEESDEDSSDEEGSSNEKSDEESNSGVDMGSRVKIIERKEGAENVSESEGSKSEGEDLSENEDLSENVDLDTGEITGICKEPSKLVDERSKVNAANRTGEKSDDPQTTVAEKQTINVYNQRLKHLNIFTVKEDGEVSSDEDDSSSENVAKDRESSPENVDSGGSDSESGEDSEPEAEDIEVRTSDTDDSSSDAEKESDSSASAGSTGDTNLVPDASKAESVAKVVKKTKLIGAHSVKPGVDSKRPSKSPLVEIQESKTEMKKSKVKKTVSPRKMGLVTSAAIEKGQVQQDVIKPKKEPVNVKKGTMVIQKLNLDVDDADDIAVSAGDDDSGEEDVPDFLLGSSEERREKREARDMFFMTEDGEEDERDMLDDDEGNGDSSGVEEEDAEMTHHRGRQMIESVFVGALSKPETDRSDRNEGFRNFRGGRGRGSRDSYDRNEGQRGFHGDSYRGRRGSFQDRGRRGSYHDRDGHRGSFQGRGGNRGSFQGRDGGQGGFRGHRGGDRGSSMGRGGGRFQQTGRGGDRYSKPYENKAYEHSSKKPDDKSSKAAEKVHPSWEASRKRKEQAASIKSFQGKKIKFDDSD